The following coding sequences lie in one Miscanthus floridulus cultivar M001 chromosome 9, ASM1932011v1, whole genome shotgun sequence genomic window:
- the LOC136482194 gene encoding uncharacterized protein isoform X1, which produces MGAAGKPPPLVCFKWPWSPNPNPSPSPSPSPSPCGDLELPWLFKSIRTLSQDLLIAGDLPSPASSAGGGLWGRQRRTGAAVVEADRGDAEQRALAAALASGSPATVLEFYSPRCRLCASLRDLVRELEDGASGSASFVLADAEDDRWLPEIRPLLCAPGQARQSSSEDWSTNQPAACYRRSSSPPEDAAAIRTGRKPECASIMIHEAQIPEQDL; this is translated from the exons ATGGGCGCCGCCGGGAAGCCTCCTCCCCTCGTATGCTTCAAATGGCCATGGAGCCCTAACCCTAATCCTAGCCCATCGCCgagccccagccccagccccTGCGGCGACCTCGAGCTCCCCTGGCTCTTCAAGTCCATCCGCACCCTCTCGCAGGACCTCCTCATCGCGGGCGACCTCCCCTCTCCCGCCTCTTCTGCCGGCGGAGGATTATGGGGGCGTCAGAGGCGCACGGGTGCCGCGGTGGTGGAGGCGGACCGCGGGGACGCGGAGCAGCGGGCCCTGGCGGCGGCGCTCGCGAGCGGGAGTCCCGCCACCGTGCTGGAGTTCTACTCGCCGCGCTGCCGCCTGTGCGCCTCTCTGCGGGACCTCGTGCGCGAGCTCGAGGATGGTGCTAGCGGTTCCGCCAGTTTCGTGCTCGCTGACGCCGAGGACGACCGGTGGCTCCCCGAG ATACGTCCCTTGCTTTGTGCTCCTGGACAAGCACGGCAGAGCTCTAGCGAAGACTGGAGTACCAACCAGCCGGCAGCATGTTATCGCCGGTCTTCATCACCTCCTGAAGATGCAGCAGCCATCCGGACTGGAAGGAAACCAGAGTGCGCCTCCATCATGATTCATGAAGCCCAAATACCTGAGCAAGATCTGTaa
- the LOC136482194 gene encoding thioredoxin-like protein HCF164, chloroplastic isoform X2, giving the protein MGAAGKPPPLVCFKWPWSPNPNPSPSPSPSPSPCGDLELPWLFKSIRTLSQDLLIAGDLPSPASSAGGGLWGRQRRTGAAVVEADRGDAEQRALAAALASGSPATVLEFYSPRCRLCASLRDLVRELEDGASGSASFVLADAEDDRWLPELLHYDVRYVPCFVLLDKHGRALAKTGVPTSRQHVIAGLHHLLKMQQPSGLEGNQSAPPS; this is encoded by the exons ATGGGCGCCGCCGGGAAGCCTCCTCCCCTCGTATGCTTCAAATGGCCATGGAGCCCTAACCCTAATCCTAGCCCATCGCCgagccccagccccagccccTGCGGCGACCTCGAGCTCCCCTGGCTCTTCAAGTCCATCCGCACCCTCTCGCAGGACCTCCTCATCGCGGGCGACCTCCCCTCTCCCGCCTCTTCTGCCGGCGGAGGATTATGGGGGCGTCAGAGGCGCACGGGTGCCGCGGTGGTGGAGGCGGACCGCGGGGACGCGGAGCAGCGGGCCCTGGCGGCGGCGCTCGCGAGCGGGAGTCCCGCCACCGTGCTGGAGTTCTACTCGCCGCGCTGCCGCCTGTGCGCCTCTCTGCGGGACCTCGTGCGCGAGCTCGAGGATGGTGCTAGCGGTTCCGCCAGTTTCGTGCTCGCTGACGCCGAGGACGACCGGTGGCTCCCCGAG CTTCTGCATTATGATGTCAGATACGTCCCTTGCTTTGTGCTCCTGGACAAGCACGGCAGAGCTCTAGCGAAGACTGGAGTACCAACCAGCCGGCAGCATGTTATCGCCGGTCTTCATCACCTCCTGAAGATGCAGCAGCCATCCGGACTGGAAGGAAACCAGAGTGCGCCTCCATCATGA
- the LOC136482203 gene encoding CDK5RAP1-like protein translates to MAAPLAPLTAAAALRLGSRGLRHRHRILLASLRPCSSAPQPHRSAVPAAARRLPTPPPPPRRLARTLAASAATAVSEGQTDLVAGSTTSSKGRIYHETYGCQMNINDMEIVLSIMKNEGYDEIVPDPESAEIIFINTCAIRDNAEQKVWQRLNYFWFLKREWKANVAEGRSKSLRPPKIAVLGCMAKRLKEKILDSDKMVDVVCGPDAYRDLPRLLQEVDYGHKGMNTLLSLEETYADITPVRISDNSVTAFVSIMRGCNNMCSFCIVPFTRGRERSRPVSSIVREVGELWKAGVKEVMLLGQNVNSYNDTSEVEELEPGQNWQLSEGFSSMCKVKNMGLRFADLLDRLSLEYPEMRFRFTSPHPKDFPDELLYLMRDRYNICNLIHLPAQTGSTAVLERMRRGYTREAYLELVHKIRNVIPDVGLSSDFITGFCGETEDDHAETLSLVRAVGYDMAYMFAYSMREKTHAHRNYEDDVPEDVKQRRLMELINTFRETTKKNYDSQIGTVQLVLVEGPNKRAPKTELIGKTDRGHKVSFASVPVPHTFEGEEAHKPVVGDFVEVKILRSSTATLFGEPIARTSLSLFHKNVASEAQAVAA, encoded by the exons ATGGCGGCGCCGCTCGCCCCCCTCACTGCCGCCGCGGCGCTCCGCCTCGGGAGCCGaggcctccgccaccgccaccgcatcCTCCTCGCATCGCTCCGCCCCTGCTCCTCCGCTCCCCAACCACATCGTTCCGCCGTCCCGGCCGCTGCACGCCGGCTCCCAACGCCCccgccgcctcctcgccgccTCGCCCGCACTCTTGCCGCCTCTGCGGCCACGGCCGTCTCCGAGGGCCAGACGGA TTTAGTGGCTGGTTCAACAACTTCAAGCAAGGGACGCATCTACCACGAGACATATGGTTGCCAAATGAATATAAATGACATGGAGATTGTGCTTTCTATCATGAAAAATGAAggttatgatgaaattgtccctGACCCTGAGAGTGCAGAGATAATATTTATCAACACCTGTGCCATCCGTGACAATGCAGAGCAGAAAGTCTGGCAGCGTCTCAACTACTTTTGGTTTTTGAAAAGGGAATGGAAAGCTAATGTTGCTGAAGGTAGATCAAAATCTTTGCGGCCTCCCAAGATTGCTGTCCTGGGGTGCATGGCAAAGCGACTGAAGGAGAAAATACTCGATTCTGATAAGATGGTTGATGTTGTTTGTGGACCTGATGCATATAGGGATTTGCCTAGGTTGCTCCAGGAAGTCGATTATGGCCACAAGGGTATGAACACACTTCTATCACTCGAGGAAACTTATGCTGATATCACCCCAGTAAGGATCTCTGACAATTCAGTTACAGCATTTGTGTCAATCATGAGAGGTTGCAATAATATGTGTTCATTCTGCATAGTTCCCTTCACTAGAGGTAGGGAAAGGTCTCGCCCAGTGTCTTCTATTGTCCGCGAGGTTGGTGAACTGTGGAAAGCTGGCGTGAAGGAAGTAATGCTTCTTGGTCAGAATGTTAACAGTTATAATGACACTTCTGAAGTAGAAGAATTGGAGCCTGGCCAAAACTGGCAACTCAGTGAAGGATTTTCCAGcatgtgcaaggtgaagaatatgGGGTTGCGTTTTGCTGATCTCCTGGATAGATTATCTTTGGAATACCCTGAGATGCGGTTCAGGTTTACCTCACCACACCCAAAGGATTTCCCAGATGAACTACTCTATTTGATGCGGGATAGGTATAACATCTGCAATCTTATTCACTTACCAGCACAAACAGGCAGTACAGCAGTGCTGGAACGAATGCGGAGGGGTTACACTCGAGAAGCATACTTAGAACTTGTGCACAAAATTCGTAATGTCATTCCTGATGTTGGGCTAAGCAGTGATTTCATAACCG GCTTTTGTGGAGAGACAGAAGATGACCATGCTGAGACCCTCAGCCTTGTAAGGGCTGTTGGATATGATATGGCTTACATGTTTGCATATAGCATGAGAGAAAAGACTCATGCTCACCGGAATTATGAGGACGATGTCCCCGAAGATGTCAAGCAGAGGAGACTCATGGAACTAATCAACACCTTCCGCGAGACCACAAAGAAGAACTACGATTCTCAAATTGGTACAGTGCAGCTTGTTCTTGTCGAGGGACCCAATAAGCGTGCTCCCAAAACGGAGCTGATAGGGAAGACTGATAGGGGACATAAGGTATCATTTGCCAGTGTCCCTGTACCACACACGTTCGAAGGTGAAGAAGCACATAAGCCAGTGGTTGGTGACTTCGTTGAGGTGAAAATTCTCAGGTCGTCGACAGCAACATTATTTGGGGAGCCAATTGCACGCACAAGCTTGAGTCTGTTCCACAAAAATGTTGCATCTGAAGCGCAGGCTGTTGCTGCATAA